Genomic segment of Glutamicibacter sp. JL.03c:
GCCGACCGAAGCCTGGCCGTACACCTTGGCGTTGTGCTGGTTGACGACAGTTTCATCGGTGCAGCGCAGGAACTGCCCGGAGACCGGGAAGCCGCCGAAGCCCTTGATTTCCTCGATGCCAGACTTCTGCAGAAGTGGCAGCGCGCCGCCACCGGCGCCAACGAAGACGAACTTTGCCTTGACGTTCTTGACCGAGCCGGAAGCCTTGTCCTTGACGGTCAGTTCCCAGCCGGCGCCGGAGCGCTTGAGGTTCTGAACCTTGTGGCCGTAGTTCACGGATGCGCCAGCGGCGCCAAGGGAGTTGGTCAGATCCGCGGTGAGGCGGCCGAAGTCGACGTCGGTGCCGGAGGTGACGCGCGAAGCGGCGACCTTCTGGGATGCGTCGCGACCCTGGGCCACCAGTGGAGTCCACTCGTTGATGGTGTCCAGGTCGTTGGTGATTTCCAGTTCCTCGAACAGCGTATTGGGCTTGAGTGCCTCGTAGCGGGTCTGCAGGTACTTGGAGTGCTCATCGCCGATGACGAACGACATGTGGGGCAGCGGGTTGATGAAGCTGTTGTCAGCAACGCGCTTGTTGTCCACTGCCCAGGAGTAGAACTGGCGGGACATCTGGAACTGCTCATTGATCCCAATGGCCTTGGCCGGATCAACCGAACCGTCAGCAGCAGCAGCGGTGTAGTTCAACTCGCACAGGGCCGAGTGGCCGGTACCTGCGTTGTTCCAAGGGGAGGAGGATTCCAGCCCTGCCTTGTCCAGGTTCTCAAATAGACCAATAGACCAGGTTGGTTCTAGCTGGTTGATCATAGTGCCCAGGGTGGCACTCATGATGCCGGCACCGATTAGTACTACGTCAAAAGATTCGGTTGACGTTTCAGAAGGCACAAGGAACTCCATCGACAGTGATACTTTGCTCTATCCCAGAGTAGACCTAACCACCCTCGGGTTAGAAATCCTCAACTCGGTTAAGGGTCATTAACTTGAGATGGATGGCGAATTCGTCATCTGGACATCGGCGAAGCATTCATTGAGCATTGGAGATGGCGGATAGAAGGTGACATTTCCGTTAAATGCCAGTGCAGAGATCGGAAAGACCAGTGGCAACAGGGGCAAGTCCTCATCCAGGGTTTTCAGGATGCTCGCGTAGGCCGCCGTGCGTTCTTCACCCGATGGGATCGAACGGGCCAGCATGATTTGTGAGTCAAGTAACGCGGACTTGTAGCCGAACTCATTGCCTTTATTCGCCAGGATGCCCGAAAGGAAGTCATCGGCTGATCGATAGCCGCCGGAGAAGCCCAGCAGGTGCAGGCCGTTGAACTTGCTGGATTGGACGGTCTTGACGTAGCCGTCGGTCCAGGCGATGGGCCGCGGCTTGATCCGGATGCCCACCGTGGCGAGGTCCTCCGCAATTTGCGCAAAGGTCCGTTCCGGCAACGGCAAGTAGTTGCGGGAGACGCGCAATGGGTAGGCGAACTCGATTTCCTCGCCCTTGTAGCCGATCTTGTCCAGCAATTCCCTGGCCTTTGCCGGATCATGGGTGGCGGTGTCTTCGGGGGTCGGAATGCTCAAGGCCGGCGGCAGGATCGTTGCCGCGTATTTGGATCCCTGGATGAACAGCTTGTCGGCCAGCGCGCTGCGGTTGATCCCGTGGGCGATGGCTTGGCGGAACTCTGGCTGGGCAAGCCATTGATTGCGCTGGTCCATGCCGAGATAGAGCACGGAGAAAGGATCACGCTGCACCACGACCTTGGCATTGCGCACCAAGGTGCGCATGGTGTCGACGGACACCATGTCAAAGCCGTCGATTTCATCGGCCAGCAGCGCGCCCTCCCTGTTATAGGGGGAAGGGATCGAGGAAATCAGAACCACTTCAGGGTATTGCTTGTTGTCGGTGAGGCGCTGCTGGTCCCAGTAGTCGGCGAAGATCTCCAGCCGGACAACATCGTTGTCCAGGGATACGAACCGGTACGGTCCAGTGCCCATGGGCTTGGCAGCCAGTGATTCCGCCGGATTCTCCTTTGGCCCGCCGGTCAGTGCGCTCGGCGCGGCAATGGCCATTCCCGGAAGTGTCAGGGCTTCAATGAGCCCCGGCAGCCGGCGACGCAGATCCAGCGTGACGACATAGGTATCCGTTGCCGTGATGGACTTGAAATGGCTGGCGGAGCCGCCTTCGGACGTCCCCTCGAAGAGATCGGTGGTGAACTGCTTCTGCAGATCCGCCAGCTGCTGGAGGCGCTGTTGCTCGCTGGCGAGCTCTTCGGGCGTTGCATTCTCCTTCTCCTTGGCCGGCAGCTCGAGATCCTTGGCCTTGGGCAGGGAGGGCATGTTGCTGTAGTAGTGGAAAACATCGAAGAAGCCTTGCGCCGACTGCTCGCTGAGGGCCTTGGTCATTGACTCCCAGCGCTTGAAGTTCGCGACGACTGCCTGGGCGTTGAGCTCGGTGCCATCGTGGAACTTGACGCCTTGGCGCAGCGTGAAGGTGTAGCTCAGGCCGTCATTGCTTTCGGTCCACGAATCGGCCAACCCGGCTACCGCGCCACCGGTATCCGGATCAATGTCGATCAGCGTCTCGTAGACCTGGCGGGTCACGCGGAAGGATTCATTGTCCGCGACGATGGCTGGATCCAATTTGATGGGGGGAGCGGAGGCTGCCAGTCGCAAGGTACGCGGGGCGGGCTTGGCCGATGCAGAAGCCGGAACGGCAGATGAAGCCTGTGATTCAGGGTTGGCGGTGCAGGCGGCCAAGGCCAGCGCGGTTGTCGCTAAAGTACCGGTCAGCACTGCGCGTCGAGATACGAAACTTAGTGGCAAATCGGGCACTGGGATGGCTCATCTTCCTTATAGCAAGCAGTTTTCAGTTCCGCGCACCACGGGAATCGATGATGGCGCAACGGTATTTATCAAAGATAGCGCACCAAAGTGCTGGCCTCGGGGGCTGAAACTCCCGGTGCCAGCACTTGTCACCGAATCGTTAGCTGCGGTGCACGAGATTCTCACCAGCTTCACCGGCTGCCCAAGCAGCGACCTGGCGCTGCAGCAACTTGACCATGCGTGGGAAGAAGGCAGCAGTATTGCCGCCGTTGTGCGGAATGATCAGTGCATTCGGGCATTTCCACAACGGGTGGTCTTGCGGTAGCGGTTCGGGGTCGAAGACATCCGAGGCGACATTCAGGCGTCCGGAAGCGACTTCGGCCACAAGTGCTTCGGTGTCCACCACGGGGCCGCGTGCGACGTTGACCACGGTAGCGCCATCGGGGAGCCGGGCCAGCAGCGAGGCATCAACTAGCTGATGGGTGGAATCGTTGAGCGGAACGATGAGTATCAATACGTCGATCCCTGGTGCATGGGCAGCCAGATCGCCGGTTGCGTAGACAGGCCCATGGTCATCGGTGCGCGCCGCGGACCCAAAGCGCAGAAGGTTGACCTCGAAGGGTTCCAGCCTCTTGCGGATCTCATCACCGATGCCGCCAACGCCCACCAGCCCCACGGTCCGGTCGGCCAAACCGGGCCACGGGTGCGGATTCCAGCGGCCGTCCTGCTGATCGCGGACCGCTTGGGGGAAACCGCGCAGCGAGGCGATGGCCAGGCCGATGGCCATCTCCGCGGTGGACGCGGCGTGGACGCCGGCAGCGGTATTGATATTGGCACGATCTCCGATGAGTTCCACCATGCCGTCGTAGCCAGTGGTCTGAGTCTGGACCACCTTCAGATTCTCCGCCGTGCCGATGGAGCGCAGGGTGTCGGCCGTCGCCATATAGGGCATCACCGCGATCTCGATGTCTTCTAGCGGTACCTGGGGCTCATTCTCCAAGTCCCACAGCACAGGTTTGAGGTTCTCGGGAAAAGCTCCGATTGCGTCAATAAGGTCTTGGCTGGGAAATGAGATGGTTCGTTGGGTGCTCATGGATTTACTCTACAAATGCCGTCAATAGTGGAGAAGTAACTCCTAGTCATATCCTGTAATGAAGGTCACCGCGGATCCGGGGCTATCGAATTTGCGCTGGGGGATAAAGCTGGTAGAGTTTTATCTCGTTGCGAAAGCGCGGAGCTCGAAAAAGCTTCTAGAACATCGCAGCGGGCGCCTCTAGCTCAATTGGCAGAGCAAATGACTCTTAATCATTAGGTTCCGGGTTCAAGTCCCGGGGGGCGCACCAACATGTTGATCGATACCATCGAAATGCGTGTTCACAAAAATGAATATGCGCCTCTAGCTCAATTGGCAGAGCAAATGACTCTTAATCATTAGGTTCCGGGTTCAAGTCCCGGGGGGCGCACCAAAATCAAGGTTCGAATTGCCGCCATTTCTGGTAGCGATTCGGACCTTGCTTCATTTCTGCCCGTAGCCATTTCCGGCATCGCGGGGCCATGGCGGCAGCCGCCGGGGGAATCCGCCTCCACCGCTCATTGCGACGTCCCAATTGGCAGGATTCGAGGTGCACAGCCCAGGGCAATCCCCTTTAGGTTCGCAGGCCCAGGGCCGAGTTGAATAACATTTTATGTGTCGCGGATTACTCAACGCTGCAATAGAAGGCCCCAAGTGCCGTCCGACCTGTGGTTTTTCGGTTTTCTCGGCGAATGGTGGCGATTTTTGATTTGAACCTGTTTCTGCTTATGATTATCTACGTTGCAACGATGGTTAGTGAAAACGAACTAGTCAGAGCGATATGCGCCTCTAGCTCAATTGGCAGAGCAAATGACTCTTAATCATTAGGTTCCGGGTTCAAGTCCCGGGGGGCGCACAGTTGATCCGATCTGAAGGCTTCAGGTCGGATTTTTTGCATACCGCGATGAGAAGAGGTTCACCGATGAGTACTTCCGAAGCAACCGCACGCCTGTCCACCGGCGACCGGGCACCTGAATTCAACTTGAGCGACGCCGCCGGCAATTCCGTAGCGCTGGCCGATTATCGCGGGCAGAAGGTCATTGTCTATTTCTACCCCGCCGCCGCAACTCCAGGGTGCACCAAGCAGGCCTGCGATTTCCGCGACTCGCTGGCATCGCTGCAGGCCTCGGGCTACCAGGTACTGGGGGTTTCCCCGGACAAGGTCTCGAAGCTGGAAAAGTTCGTGGCCAATGAAGAGCTGAACTTCCCGCTGCTTTCGGATGAGGATCATGCCGTGGCTGAAGCCTATGGCGCATGGGGCGAGAAGAAGAACTATGGCCGCGTGTACGAGGGGCTGATCCGGTCAACGATCGTTGTTGACGAGGAGGGCATGGTGAGCCTGGCGCAGTACAACGTCCGGGCCACCGGGCACGTGGCGAAGTTGCGCCGTGACTTGGGCCTTGATCCGAAATAGGCAAGGGCGAGGCTCGATTTCATCTCGGGCTGAACTTCCGCTACACTAAATGAGGTCGCCTTCGAGATCCATGGTTCTCGGTGTAGCGCGAGCGAGTATGGCGGAATTGGTAGACGCGCTGGATTTAGGTTCCAGTGTCTTCGGACGTGAGAGTTCAAGTCTCTCTACTCGCACCAGAGAAAACCCTGCGGTCCCAGTTGCTGGATCGCAGGGTTTTTGCATGCCTCGCGGCTTGTCCGCGGGCGTAGTATCGAAATACGCAGTCAGTCAGCGGCGGCGACCGCTGCTCCACGTCGCGGCAAGGGAGAAACGTCATGGCCGAAGAGCGTTTGCCTACCACCTACGGGCTGGCGGAATCTGACCCGCAGCAGATCCTGATTGATCGCCGGAACATCAGCGCCTCGGATCTCGAGCAGATCGAACGGATCATGGCTGAAATGGGGCGCATGAGGCAAATCGAGCGCAAGATCATGCGCAGTTCGCAACGTTTCATGAAACTCAATGAGACGGATATGCGCGCGTTGCGGCAGATGATTGCCGCAAAGAACACGGGCAAGGTGCTGACCCCGTCGGACCTGCGCGAGTACCTGGGGATATCCAGTGCCTCGGTGACCAAGATGGTCGACCGGCTTGAAGCCAACGGCCATGTCAGGCGAAGCCAGCATCCCACCGACCGGCGTTCGCAATGCATCGAAGTCACCGAGCAGACGCACCTGGCCGCGCGCGAGCAAGTGGGACGGCACCATGCCCAACGATTCCAAGTCGCCCGCTCCATGACCGCTGAGGAGCGCGAGATCGTGATCCGCTTTCTCTCGGCGACCTCTGATGCACTGGAGGTGAGCCTGGAGCAGGCCGCGGAGCAGGGGCAGTAGCAGGCCTTTGGCCTACACCTGCTGGTTATCGTGTTCGGCGGCCGTCACGATATTCTTGATGGTGGCCGGGAAGATGATCCCGTGGAAGGGATACACGGCCCACCAGTAGCATCGTCCCCACAGTCCGCGTGGGAAATACACGGCGCGTTGGACCAGCTCGGTCTCCCCGTTCTCTTGGGGGCTCAGCCGATACTCCAGCCACGCCTGGCCAGGCACGCGCATTTCAGCCCGCAATCGCAGCAGCCGGTCCTGCTGGAGGGCTTCCACGCGCCACCAGTCCAGCACATCGCCCAGGGCCAAGGTGCTCTTGGAGCGCCGCGTGCGGCGTGAGCCCACGCCTCCGGCGAGCTTGTCCAGCAGCCCGCGCAACTTCCACAGCGTGGGAAAGGCGAAATAGGGGGAGTCCCCGCCGAGTCGCTGTACCACCTGGAACAACTCCGGCGCGCTGGCCGTCGTGGTGGCCCGGCGGACGTCGCTGTAGCTCTTGCGCCCGGCCCATTGCGGGTCGGACGGCAAGGGCTCGGCTGGTGACGACAGCGGATGGGCCGTGGCCCACGTGGTCTCCACCGCGTCCGCCTCGATTTTCTCCAGCGCCAGCTCCACCGCCCTGGGGTAGTCGCACAAGCCTTCCGCCGGCGGGGGAATCAGCGTGTCGATCTCGCGGGAGCCCATGACGCAGTCGTGCTGCAGGGATTGCACCAGAGCCGAGGCCAGGGTGCGCGGCAGCGGGGTGACCAGGTTCACCCAGTGCGAGGCCAGCCGCGGCGTCAGCAGGGGCAGGGCCCACACCGAGGGTTCGCGCAGGCCTGCGCAGCGGGCGTAGATCTTCATCAGTTGCGCATAGCTGTAGGCCTTCGGGCCGCCGATATCGTAGACGCCCTGCACCGGCTCCTTCAGCTGCGCGGCGCAGACCAGGTAGTGCAGCGCGTCGCGCACGGCGATGGGCTGGACCTGATTGGTGACCCAGCGCGGAGCCGGCATCACCGGCAGCACGTCGCTCAAATGCCGGATCATCTCGAAGCTGGCGGATCCCGACCCGATCACCAGTCCTGCTTGGAGCACCAGGGTGTCCACCGACGAGGCCAGGATCTTCCCCACGGCCACGCGCGATGCCAGATGCTCGCTCAGCTGCCCTTGCGGGTGCAGACCCGAGAGGTACACCACCTGCTCCACGCCCTGCTGCTTCGCGGCCCGGGCCATGATGGCGGCGCAGCTCTTTTCCTGCTCGGCAAAATTGCGCGTGCCGGACATGGAATGAACCAGGTAGTAGACCAGCGCGACGCCGCGGCACAACCGGTTGACCGCCTCGGCGTCTTCCAGATCGCCTTCGATGATCTCGACCTCGTCGTGCCACGGAATGTCGCGAAGGCGCTGTGCGTCCCGGGTGAAGACCCGCACCTGATGCCCGTTGCGCAGGAGTCGGGGGACCAGCCGCCCGCCGATGTATCCGGTGGCTCCGGTGACGGCGATCAGGCTCATGGAATTCTCCCGCCGGTACGGGCCGCGGTTCTGCGCCGCCACGCAATCAGCAGCGAGCCGAGCAACGCGGCCAGCGCGCAGCCCAGCGAGGCATAGCCAACGATCTCCGAGGGGTTGCTCCCGGCCAGCCGGCTCACGCCGATCCAGGCCAGGCCCCAGCTGATGGCCAAGGCGGCGAAGGCATTGCCGGCGTAGTAGCTGATGGCCAGGGCCACCAGCGCGGCAATCACCAGCAGCGCTACGGCCGCCGCGGGGGCCCACCGAGCACCTTCGCCGACACCCAGCGAGAGCAGCCAGGCGGCCACGTTCGCGATGCTGGCCACGCAGACCCACCCGAGGTAGAGCCCGAAGGTCAGCCAGATCACCCAGTACTCGGTGCGTGAGCCCGGGGTTCCGGAGGCCATGAGGCGGATCATCCAGGCAAGGACGGCGACGAGCGCGAAAATGACGATCACGCTGAAGCCGAGCCAACCCAGCTGGACCACGGAAATCCAGGCGGCGTTGAGCAGGGCCGAGATCATCGCCGGAACCCTGAGTTTCGCGCCCCAGCCGGAGCGCCGTCCCGGGGCGGTGAGCTGGTAGACGCCATAGACGGCAAGCCCGGTGTAGACCACGCTCCAGATGGAGAAGGCGGGCCCAGCCGGGGCCAGCAGGGTCGCATCGGCGCTCAGGTAGCCGCCGGCAACTTGCTGGACCGGGGTTCCGCCGAAGGCGCCGCTGCCGATGAAGGATACGGCGATGGCAATGAGCAAGGACAGGGCGGTGAGCAACGGGGTGGTCCATAGCGGATCGCCGATGCGCTGGGCGCCGGGCGATAGTGCGGGGTCAGGCGATCGATTCACGGGGTCCTCCACAGGTTCTTCAAAGATTTCCAAATCCGGGTCGACAAAACGAGATAGTTAAACCATGATGTATCTAGATAAGCTAAATATCAACCTTTCGAGATAAGTGATCATGCGCCACACACCACCGCTTCGAACCTCGGATTTGTTCCGGGTGCTCCTGGGCCTGCAGCGTGCCTATGCACAGAGTGAAGTGCGTTTTCGTTCCAGCCTCAACCTGAACGATACAGATCTGCGGGCCGTCAACCTCCTGCGCTCCCGGCAAACGCCCAGCCCCGGCGAACTCGCCCGGGAACTGGGGCTTTCCTCGGCCGGGATCACCTCGGTGCTCGATCGCCTCGAGGCCCGGCAGATGGTCCAGCGCGAGCACCACGGATCGGATCGACGCCGGACACTGGTGCGCCCGGGCCGCGCATTCCCCGGGAATGCCGGCGCCTCGATGGTGCTCCTGCGCGGCCTGCACCGGTTCTACTCCCAGCTCGATGAGCCGACCCGCCTCGCGCTGGGCCAGCTGCTCGCGCAGATCCATCGGGAGCTGGACGCCACCGGCGCGACGGCGCCCGCAGCCCCCACATCCACCCTCACCACGCCCCCGGAGCAGTGACCAATGACCACGCACACACGAAGCCATCGCGGCCAACGAGCCGACACCCAGCCGAACAGCGCCGAGGCCCGGCTCATCGACGACCCCACCCGCGCGGCCATCAGCCGGCGCCTGGCACAGATCGGGGCGCAGGCGCAAGCGCGGGCAGCCGCCTACTCGCGGACCGCCGCCGAGCTCTGGGCGGAAATCTCCGGCGGCCTGGCCACCGGAAAGATGATGCGCCCGGCCCTGGTCATGCTCGGCTACCGCGCTTTCGGCGGCCGCAACGAAACGCGGGCCATTGACCTGGGGTGCGCCTTCGAGCTGCTGCACACCGCCCTGCTGATCCACGACGACGTGGTGGACAGGGACTTCGTGCGCCGCTCCGAACCGACCATCTCGGCCCGCTACCGGGATCGGGCGACGGCGGCCGGGCGGAGCCTGGCCGAGGCCGAGCATGCCGGGAACTCGGTGGCGATCATCGCCGGGGACCTGCTGATCAATGAGGCCATCAAGCACGCCATCAGGGCCGCCGCGGGAACCGACGCGGAAGCCGCGGTGGAGCAGGCCTTCTTCCAGGGCATCGAGCAGGCAGGGGCCGGCGAACTCGAGGACCTGCTCTTCTCCCTGGGCGCCACGCCGGCGACCACCAGCGAAGTGCTGCGCATGGAGCAGTTGAAGACCGCGGCCTACTCCTTCCAGCTGCCGCTGCAGGCCGGGGCGCTGCTGGCCGGGGCTTCCAGCTCGCAGGCCGATGACCTGGGCACCGTGGGGTGCCAGCTCGGCGTGGCCTACCAGGTCATCGACGATGTGCTGGGCACCTTCGGGGATCCGATGCGCACCGGGAAGTCGGTGGAATCGGACCTGCGTGAATTCAAGAGCACCATCTTGCTGGCGCTGGCCGCCGAGCAGCCCGAGTTCGCGGCGCTGTTGGCCGAGTTCCGGTCCGGCCGCATTCCAGCCCAGCAAATCCGCGAGGAATTGACGGCCCAGGGGGCCGAGCGCTTCGCCCGGCAGCTGGCCGAGCAATTGTGCGCGCGGGCCACCGGCTCGGTGGCCTTCCTCGATCTGCCCGATGAGGCCCAGGCGCTCCTTCGCACCTGCAGCCACCTGATTCTGAATCGAAGCCGATGAACCTGATCAAGCCCCGGGGCATCGCCCCGCAAGCCCCGGCATTGCAGCGGTACTCGCTGACCGCCCAGCGCAGCGCCAAGGTGCTGCTCGAGCAGTACTCCACCTCCTTCTCGCTGGCCTGCCGGCTGTTGGATGCCGCCAGCGCCACGCATATCGCCAACATCTACGCCCTGGTGCGGCTCGCCGATGAAATCGTGGACGGGGTGGCGCAGCAGGCCGGCCTGGACGCCGGGGACATCGCGGCCTGCCTCGATGACCTGGAAGCCGAAACCCGGCGCGCGATGCAGCGCGGCTACAGCACCAACATGGTGGTGCATGCCTTCGCGCTCTCCGCCCGGGCCACCGGCATCGGCACCGAGCTGACCACCCCCTTCTTCTGCTCCATGCGGGCGGACCTGACGACATCAACCCACGACGCGCACAGCCTGGAGCACTACATCTACGGGTCGGCCGAAGTCATCGGGCTGATGTGCCTGCAGGTCTTCCGCGCCATCGACTCGGCCCCCGAGCTGCGCCCGGAGCAGGTGGAACAGGCCCAGCGCTCGGCCCGCAGCCTCGGAGCGGCTTTCCAGAAGGTCAACTTCCTGCGCGATCTGGCCCAGGACAGCCTGGATCTGGGCCGCGCCTACTTCCCGGGCATCGATGCGCGGGACTTCGGCGAGGCGGACAAGGCCCTGCTGGTCCAGCAGATCGACGCCGACCTGGCCACCGCGCGTTCCGGGCTGGAACTGCTGGCTCCGCCGGCAGCCCGTGCCGTCCGCCTGGCCCATGACCTCTTCCGGGAGCTGAACCGCCAACTGGCCGCGGCCCCCGCGCAGGAGCTGCTGCGCACCCGCATCTCGGTCTCCACCGGCCGCAAGGCGCTGATCGCCGCCCGGGTGCTCGTGCCCTGGACAGGACCCAGGGAAGCCAAGACGCAGGCAGGGGGCGGCAAATGAGCGGCGCACCGCAGGACGTCGTGGTCATCGGCGCCGGATTCTCCGGACTGGCCAGCGCAGGGCTGCTCGCCGCCCGGGGATGCAAGGTCACGTTGCTGGAGCAGCACAACCATGTCGGGGGCCGCTCGGGACGCCTCGAGCGCGGCGGCTTCCGATTCGACACCGGCCCGTCGTGGTACCTC
This window contains:
- a CDS encoding malate:quinone oxidoreductase, with amino-acid sequence MEFLVPSETSTESFDVVLIGAGIMSATLGTMINQLEPTWSIGLFENLDKAGLESSSPWNNAGTGHSALCELNYTAAAADGSVDPAKAIGINEQFQMSRQFYSWAVDNKRVADNSFINPLPHMSFVIGDEHSKYLQTRYEALKPNTLFEELEITNDLDTINEWTPLVAQGRDASQKVAASRVTSGTDVDFGRLTADLTNSLGAAGASVNYGHKVQNLKRSGAGWELTVKDKASGSVKNVKAKFVFVGAGGGALPLLQKSGIEEIKGFGGFPVSGQFLRCTDETVVNQHNAKVYGQASVGAPPMSVPHLDTRFVDGKRSLMFGPYAGFSMNFLKSTGQLDLPLSLRPHNLIPMLAVGKDNLDLTTYLIKEVLKSRAKKDEALTEYFPGADGSQWELITAGQRVQVIKKDAKKGGVLQFGTEVITSSDGSISGLLGASPGASTATPIMVGLLSRCFPQQFAGWESKLKDMIPSYGQKLNENPALYAEVKAATDKTLGLA
- a CDS encoding ABC transporter substrate-binding protein produces the protein MPDLPLSFVSRRAVLTGTLATTALALAACTANPESQASSAVPASASAKPAPRTLRLAASAPPIKLDPAIVADNESFRVTRQVYETLIDIDPDTGGAVAGLADSWTESNDGLSYTFTLRQGVKFHDGTELNAQAVVANFKRWESMTKALSEQSAQGFFDVFHYYSNMPSLPKAKDLELPAKEKENATPEELASEQQRLQQLADLQKQFTTDLFEGTSEGGSASHFKSITATDTYVVTLDLRRRLPGLIEALTLPGMAIAAPSALTGGPKENPAESLAAKPMGTGPYRFVSLDNDVVRLEIFADYWDQQRLTDNKQYPEVVLISSIPSPYNREGALLADEIDGFDMVSVDTMRTLVRNAKVVVQRDPFSVLYLGMDQRNQWLAQPEFRQAIAHGINRSALADKLFIQGSKYAATILPPALSIPTPEDTATHDPAKARELLDKIGYKGEEIEFAYPLRVSRNYLPLPERTFAQIAEDLATVGIRIKPRPIAWTDGYVKTVQSSKFNGLHLLGFSGGYRSADDFLSGILANKGNEFGYKSALLDSQIMLARSIPSGEERTAAYASILKTLDEDLPLLPLVFPISALAFNGNVTFYPPSPMLNECFADVQMTNSPSISS
- a CDS encoding 2-hydroxyacid dehydrogenase yields the protein MSTQRTISFPSQDLIDAIGAFPENLKPVLWDLENEPQVPLEDIEIAVMPYMATADTLRSIGTAENLKVVQTQTTGYDGMVELIGDRANINTAAGVHAASTAEMAIGLAIASLRGFPQAVRDQQDGRWNPHPWPGLADRTVGLVGVGGIGDEIRKRLEPFEVNLLRFGSAARTDDHGPVYATGDLAAHAPGIDVLILIVPLNDSTHQLVDASLLARLPDGATVVNVARGPVVDTEALVAEVASGRLNVASDVFDPEPLPQDHPLWKCPNALIIPHNGGNTAAFFPRMVKLLQRQVAAWAAGEAGENLVHRS
- the bcp gene encoding thioredoxin-dependent thiol peroxidase, encoding MSTSEATARLSTGDRAPEFNLSDAAGNSVALADYRGQKVIVYFYPAAATPGCTKQACDFRDSLASLQASGYQVLGVSPDKVSKLEKFVANEELNFPLLSDEDHAVAEAYGAWGEKKNYGRVYEGLIRSTIVVDEEGMVSLAQYNVRATGHVAKLRRDLGLDPK
- a CDS encoding MarR family winged helix-turn-helix transcriptional regulator; the encoded protein is MAEERLPTTYGLAESDPQQILIDRRNISASDLEQIERIMAEMGRMRQIERKIMRSSQRFMKLNETDMRALRQMIAAKNTGKVLTPSDLREYLGISSASVTKMVDRLEANGHVRRSQHPTDRRSQCIEVTEQTHLAAREQVGRHHAQRFQVARSMTAEEREIVIRFLSATSDALEVSLEQAAEQGQ
- a CDS encoding SDR family oxidoreductase, which gives rise to MSLIAVTGATGYIGGRLVPRLLRNGHQVRVFTRDAQRLRDIPWHDEVEIIEGDLEDAEAVNRLCRGVALVYYLVHSMSGTRNFAEQEKSCAAIMARAAKQQGVEQVVYLSGLHPQGQLSEHLASRVAVGKILASSVDTLVLQAGLVIGSGSASFEMIRHLSDVLPVMPAPRWVTNQVQPIAVRDALHYLVCAAQLKEPVQGVYDIGGPKAYSYAQLMKIYARCAGLREPSVWALPLLTPRLASHWVNLVTPLPRTLASALVQSLQHDCVMGSREIDTLIPPPAEGLCDYPRAVELALEKIEADAVETTWATAHPLSSPAEPLPSDPQWAGRKSYSDVRRATTTASAPELFQVVQRLGGDSPYFAFPTLWKLRGLLDKLAGGVGSRRTRRSKSTLALGDVLDWWRVEALQQDRLLRLRAEMRVPGQAWLEYRLSPQENGETELVQRAVYFPRGLWGRCYWWAVYPFHGIIFPATIKNIVTAAEHDNQQV
- a CDS encoding TspO/MBR family protein, whose product is MNRSPDPALSPGAQRIGDPLWTTPLLTALSLLIAIAVSFIGSGAFGGTPVQQVAGGYLSADATLLAPAGPAFSIWSVVYTGLAVYGVYQLTAPGRRSGWGAKLRVPAMISALLNAAWISVVQLGWLGFSVIVIFALVAVLAWMIRLMASGTPGSRTEYWVIWLTFGLYLGWVCVASIANVAAWLLSLGVGEGARWAPAAAVALLVIAALVALAISYYAGNAFAALAISWGLAWIGVSRLAGSNPSEIVGYASLGCALAALLGSLLIAWRRRTAARTGGRIP
- a CDS encoding MarR family winged helix-turn-helix transcriptional regulator, whose amino-acid sequence is MRHTPPLRTSDLFRVLLGLQRAYAQSEVRFRSSLNLNDTDLRAVNLLRSRQTPSPGELARELGLSSAGITSVLDRLEARQMVQREHHGSDRRRTLVRPGRAFPGNAGASMVLLRGLHRFYSQLDEPTRLALGQLLAQIHRELDATGATAPAAPTSTLTTPPEQ
- a CDS encoding polyprenyl synthetase family protein, with product MTTHTRSHRGQRADTQPNSAEARLIDDPTRAAISRRLAQIGAQAQARAAAYSRTAAELWAEISGGLATGKMMRPALVMLGYRAFGGRNETRAIDLGCAFELLHTALLIHDDVVDRDFVRRSEPTISARYRDRATAAGRSLAEAEHAGNSVAIIAGDLLINEAIKHAIRAAAGTDAEAAVEQAFFQGIEQAGAGELEDLLFSLGATPATTSEVLRMEQLKTAAYSFQLPLQAGALLAGASSSQADDLGTVGCQLGVAYQVIDDVLGTFGDPMRTGKSVESDLREFKSTILLALAAEQPEFAALLAEFRSGRIPAQQIREELTAQGAERFARQLAEQLCARATGSVAFLDLPDEAQALLRTCSHLILNRSR
- a CDS encoding phytoene/squalene synthase family protein; this encodes MNLIKPRGIAPQAPALQRYSLTAQRSAKVLLEQYSTSFSLACRLLDAASATHIANIYALVRLADEIVDGVAQQAGLDAGDIAACLDDLEAETRRAMQRGYSTNMVVHAFALSARATGIGTELTTPFFCSMRADLTTSTHDAHSLEHYIYGSAEVIGLMCLQVFRAIDSAPELRPEQVEQAQRSARSLGAAFQKVNFLRDLAQDSLDLGRAYFPGIDARDFGEADKALLVQQIDADLATARSGLELLAPPAARAVRLAHDLFRELNRQLAAAPAQELLRTRISVSTGRKALIAARVLVPWTGPREAKTQAGGGK